Proteins from a single region of Apium graveolens cultivar Ventura chromosome 7, ASM990537v1, whole genome shotgun sequence:
- the LOC141671013 gene encoding uncharacterized protein LOC141671013 encodes MPSGAKKRRIAKKKMGLQTSLSSPSSSVQSQGSDDVQHYTDKESDGGSPASQEHPNSEQPFAESDDKDVEERAGSLSGHFAVSEQSSQEVGVEVGVASGENVTTEEGIVQIEWEVKSEEDYESKEGSIESKEVHTGGSSGSSSSSSRSSSNSSRNSSDDDSHVQKKVEVIETGHAIDTLSEVSKQVDTSISGGENSNAVCETASRGTPDMALLIEDLVQINGSSFGDHLVTPVYDKLEVQEVGYKLEVPESADKKLLISDNSIGKSPVMIDLGRKEEDEAVLTLEDVNSSATEGKDAKLLLSFNAPTAHASKDADHIIASDSPECSESQPLVASAPQATQKTSLKSCCGIFELFTSSDR; translated from the exons ATGCCTTCTGGTGCAAAGAAGAGGAGAATTGCTAAGAAGAAGATGGGTCTGCAGACATCATTAAGCAGCCCCAGTTCTTCTGTTCAGTCTCAAG GGAGTGATGATGTGCAACATTACACCGACAAAGAGAGTGATGGTGGCTCTCCTGCATCTCAGGAACACCCTAACTCTGAGCAACCGTTTGCAGAGAGCGATGATAAAGATGTAGAGGAAAGAGCAGGAAGTTTATCTGGTCATTTTGCTGTTTCAGAGCAGAGTTCTCAGGAAGTAGGAGTTGAAGTAGGAGTTGCCTCTGGAGAGAATGTTACCACAGAAGAGGGTATTGTTCAGATTGAATGGGAAGTGAAGTCGGAGGAAGATTATGAAAGCAAGGAGGGAAGTATTGAATCCAAGGAAGTGCACACTGGAGGGTCATCAGGGAGCTCTAGCTCAAGCTCTAGAAGTAGCAGCAATAGTAGTCGTAACAGTTCAGATGATGACTCCCATGTTCAGAAGAAAGTGGAAGTGATTGAAACTGGACATGCTATTGATACTTTATCAGAAGTATCAAAACAAGTTGATACTAGTATTTCAGGTGGAGAAAACAGTAATGCGGTATGTGAAACTGCCTCCAGGGGAACTCCAGATATGGCTTTGCTGATAGAAGACTTAGTTCAAATTAATGGAAGTTCTTTTGGCGATCATCTTGTGACTCCTGTGTATGATAAACTGGAAGTTCAAGAAGTGGGTTATAAACTGGAAGTTCCAGAGAGTGCTGATAAAAAATTACTTATCTCTGACAACAGTATTGGAAAATCCCCTGTTATGATAGATTTGGGAAGGAAAGAGGAGGATGAAGCGGTTTTAACCTTAGAAGATGTAAATAGTTCTGCTACGGAAGGCAAGGATGCCAAATTGTTGTTGTCCTTTAATGCTCCAACTGCCCATGCTAGTAAAGATGCAGATCACATCATAGCTTCTGATAGTCCTGAATGTTCCGAGAGCCAG CCTCTTGTAGCCTCAGCTCCACAAGCAACGCAGAAAACATCCTTGAAGAGTTGTTGTGGAATCTTTGAGCTTTTTACAAGCTCTGATAGATGA